CTACAACTCTATTTCTTTCCGGATCTACCTTAACCACGTAAAGAGGTTTCCCCTTCGCAATCCCCAACCCCCTTCTCTGTCCCACCGTGAAGGAATAAACACCGTCATGATGACCAAGCACGTTCCCATCAACATCTACAATCTCTCCCCTTTCTTTTTTATAATCTTTCAGGAAATCTCTGTAATCGCCAGCGGTGATAAAGCATACCTCCTGGCTATCGGGCTTGTTTGCCACCCGGAGGTTCATATCCTTTGCAATAGTTCTAACCTCATCTTTGGTCATGGAACCCAGGGGAAACATTATGCGGCTAAGTTCATTCTGGGTTAATGTAAAAAGAAAGTAGGACTGATCCTTAGACTTATCCACAGCCTTACCTAAATAAAACTTTCCGGATTCCTCTTCGGTTTCAACCCGGGCATAGTGGCCGGTTGCCAGATAATCGGCGCCAAGCTCAAGTGCCCTTCTCAGGAGAAAATTAAACTTCATGAATTGATTGCATAGCACGCAGGGGCTGGGTGTCTTGCCGGACAAGTATTTACCGACGAAGTCTTCCACAATGTACTTCTTGAAAACGTCCATATAGTTGACGACGTAGTGAGGAATACCAATCTGTTCTGCAACCCTTCTGGCGTCTCTTACATCATCGGCTGAACAGCAGCCGCCGTCTGCATCCCCATAGTCCCAGAGCTGCATGGT
The Thermodesulfobacteriota bacterium DNA segment above includes these coding regions:
- the mnmA gene encoding tRNA 2-thiouridine(34) synthase MnmA, which encodes MKKRILVAMSGGVDSGTAAALLKKEGHDVIGVTMQLWDYGDADGGCCSADDVRDARRVAEQIGIPHYVVNYMDVFKKYIVEDFVGKYLSGKTPSPCVLCNQFMKFNFLLRRALELGADYLATGHYARVETEEESGKFYLGKAVDKSKDQSYFLFTLTQNELSRIMFPLGSMTKDEVRTIAKDMNLRVANKPDSQEVCFITAGDYRDFLKDYKKERGEIVDVDGNVLGHHDGVYSFTVGQRRGLGIAKGKPLYVVKVDPERNRVVVGEEKDIFKTRLLANNVSWVDGISSGEIEVKAKIRYRHAESEARVSVQSDSEALVEFKAPQRAMTPGQAIVFYQEDRVLGGGWINEVM